Proteins encoded by one window of Companilactobacillus ginsenosidimutans:
- a CDS encoding methionine ABC transporter ATP-binding protein → MAEQNGIIQLKDIDVTFTSEGKTIEAVKDISIDVQKGDVFGIIGYSGAGKSTLVRVINLLQRPTSGEVIVNNQNMLSLSAKELRTARKNIGMIFQHFNLMNSLTVYGNIDFPLRDSKLSKADRKKKVEHLLDLVGLSDRANNYPSQLSGGQKQRVGIARALANDPEILISDEATSALDPKTTTEILDLLDRLNKQLGITVVIITHEMDAIKQICNRVAVMEQGKLIEEGDLLTIFGKPQKKLTKDFVDTSTQIKSALDEIKSSGIVNDLTGSLIELKFTGDVTNEPIVVGLYKRFNVSASILFSNMERLSGTTIGIMLLALSGDDDKVKEAIQYLNDLKINVKEIDLSESEGE, encoded by the coding sequence ATGGCAGAACAAAACGGAATAATTCAACTAAAGGATATCGATGTTACTTTCACTAGTGAAGGTAAAACCATCGAAGCTGTAAAAGATATCTCTATTGATGTACAAAAAGGGGATGTCTTCGGTATTATTGGTTACTCAGGTGCCGGTAAAAGTACTTTAGTTCGTGTTATCAACTTATTACAAAGACCAACTTCTGGTGAGGTCATCGTCAATAACCAGAACATGCTCAGCTTGAGTGCCAAAGAATTGCGTACGGCACGTAAAAACATCGGAATGATTTTCCAACATTTTAATTTGATGAATTCATTGACAGTTTACGGGAATATCGATTTTCCATTACGTGACTCAAAACTTTCTAAAGCAGATCGTAAAAAGAAAGTTGAACATTTGTTGGACTTGGTTGGCCTTTCTGATCGTGCAAATAACTATCCATCACAATTATCCGGTGGGCAAAAACAACGTGTTGGTATTGCTCGTGCTTTAGCCAATGATCCTGAAATCTTAATTTCTGATGAGGCAACAAGTGCGTTGGATCCTAAGACAACTACAGAAATCCTCGACTTACTTGATCGTTTGAACAAACAGCTTGGTATTACAGTCGTTATCATCACTCACGAAATGGATGCCATCAAGCAAATTTGTAACCGTGTCGCCGTTATGGAACAAGGTAAACTCATTGAAGAGGGCGATTTGCTTACAATTTTTGGTAAACCACAAAAGAAACTTACGAAAGACTTTGTTGATACTTCTACACAAATCAAGTCAGCACTGGATGAAATTAAGTCTAGTGGAATCGTAAATGATTTGACTGGTAGCTTGATTGAATTGAAGTTTACTGGTGATGTCACCAATGAACCAATCGTGGTTGGTTTGTATAAGAGATTCAACGTTTCAGCAAGTATTCTTTTCAGTAATATGGAAAGATTATCTGGAACAACAATCGGTATTATGCTGTTAGCTTTAAGCGGTGACGACGATAAAGTTAAAGAAGCAATTCAATATTTGAATGATTTGAAGATCAACGTTAAAGAAATTGATCTTTCAGAAAGCGAGGGTGAATAG
- a CDS encoding methionine ABC transporter permease, with the protein MSNFLNTVFPNVVANWYGDNGFVTAIWQTLYMTFVSAVFAGVIGIILGIALVTTAEDGITPNKVAYQIIDKLVNLFRSIPFIILLAVIGPFTKLIVGQTIGPEGALVPLVIGTAPFFARQVQLALVEVDRGVVEAAESIGLSPMKIIFRVYLKEGLPELIRSGTLTTISLIGLTAMAGAVGGGGLGNMAISVGYQRFENDVTIVSMLLILVLVFVIQGLGDFAVRKLEH; encoded by the coding sequence ATGTCAAACTTTTTAAATACAGTTTTTCCTAACGTTGTTGCTAACTGGTATGGGGATAACGGATTCGTTACAGCAATTTGGCAAACACTTTACATGACATTCGTCAGTGCAGTATTTGCTGGAGTTATTGGTATTATTTTAGGAATTGCCTTAGTTACAACCGCAGAAGACGGAATCACACCTAACAAAGTTGCTTACCAAATTATTGATAAGCTAGTTAACCTGTTCCGTTCAATTCCATTTATTATCTTATTGGCCGTTATTGGACCATTTACAAAATTGATTGTTGGCCAAACAATCGGACCTGAAGGTGCCTTAGTTCCGTTAGTAATTGGTACAGCGCCTTTCTTCGCCAGACAAGTTCAATTGGCTTTAGTTGAAGTTGATCGAGGAGTCGTCGAAGCTGCTGAATCAATCGGACTTTCACCAATGAAAATTATTTTTAGAGTTTATTTAAAAGAGGGACTTCCAGAATTGATTCGTTCCGGAACCTTAACAACTATTAGTTTAATTGGATTAACTGCCATGGCCGGAGCCGTTGGTGGTGGTGGCCTAGGTAACATGGCCATTTCCGTTGGGTATCAAAGATTCGAAAATGACGTAACCATCGTCTCCATGTTACTAATCTTGGTATTAGTTTTTGTAATCCAAGGTTTAGGAGATTTCGCAGTAAGAAAATTAGAGCATTAA
- a CDS encoding MetQ/NlpA family ABC transporter substrate-binding protein, which yields MNKQIKRLVVGLFAALSVIILVGCGKSSAASHEQTVKIGITGSDDRIWKAVGEKVKKDGINIKIVEFSDYTQPNTALDQHEIDLNAFQTVYFMDNWNKTHHTNIVSIGQTAIAPMALYSKKIKNISQLKKGDKVSIPNDATNEGRALQLLESAGLIKINDTKLPTVKDITSNPKKLKISQLDAGQTARSLNDVTAAVVNSGVASDAKLNPKSSIYEEKVTAKSKPYVNVISANAKDKDNPTYKKIVKAYESDDIAKLIKKYYSDFESPAWNYKILQ from the coding sequence ATGAATAAGCAAATTAAACGTCTAGTGGTAGGATTATTCGCTGCATTGTCAGTAATTATTTTAGTAGGTTGTGGAAAGAGTTCAGCAGCCAGTCATGAACAAACAGTAAAGATTGGGATTACTGGTTCGGATGATCGAATCTGGAAAGCAGTTGGAGAAAAAGTAAAAAAAGACGGCATCAACATTAAAATCGTCGAATTCAGTGACTACACACAACCGAATACAGCATTAGATCAACATGAAATTGACTTAAATGCTTTCCAAACAGTTTACTTCATGGATAACTGGAACAAGACTCATCACACAAACATAGTTTCAATCGGACAAACAGCAATTGCTCCAATGGCCCTATATTCAAAGAAAATTAAAAATATAAGTCAACTAAAAAAAGGTGACAAAGTTTCAATTCCAAACGATGCAACAAACGAAGGACGTGCACTTCAATTACTAGAAAGTGCCGGACTCATCAAAATCAACGATACAAAATTACCAACAGTCAAAGATATCACTTCAAATCCAAAGAAATTAAAAATTTCTCAACTAGATGCAGGCCAAACAGCAAGATCATTAAATGATGTCACAGCCGCAGTTGTTAATAGTGGAGTCGCAAGTGATGCAAAATTAAATCCAAAATCATCAATTTACGAAGAAAAAGTAACAGCAAAATCAAAGCCATACGTAAACGTCATTTCAGCAAATGCTAAAGACAAAGACAATCCAACTTACAAGAAAATTGTAAAAGCATATGAATCAGATGACATAGCCAAATTGATCAAGAAATACTATAGCGATTTCGAATCACCAGCATGGAATTACAAGATTTTACAATAG